Within the Thiohalorhabdus sp. Cl-TMA genome, the region TCCAGGAGAGCCTGGCGCGGGTGCCGGCGGGCAAGGCGCTGGTGCTGCTGGACACCTGCCAGAGCGGCGCCTTCGCCAAGCTCAAGACCCGCGGCCTGGAGGAGAAGGCCGCGCTGTCGCGGCTGGTGAAATCCACCGGCACGGCGACCCTGATGGCCTCGGCGGACACCCAGGTGGCGCTGGAGGGCTACCGGGGCCACGGCCTGTTCACCTGGACCCTGCTGGAGGCCCTGCAGGGGGACGGCTTCGGCGGCGACGACCGGCTCACGGTGAACGAGCTGGCGGGC harbors:
- a CDS encoding caspase family protein; translation: QESLARVPAGKALVLLDTCQSGAFAKLKTRGLEEKAALSRLVKSTGTATLMASADTQVALEGYRGHGLFTWTLLEALQGDGFGGDDRLTVNELAGYVEERLPEVSYEEFGYEQVPQRSLRGMSFPIGVR